One window of the Ictidomys tridecemlineatus isolate mIctTri1 chromosome 11, mIctTri1.hap1, whole genome shotgun sequence genome contains the following:
- the LOC101961426 gene encoding guanylate-binding protein 5, whose amino-acid sequence MTSETYMPGPVCLIENMEGQLMVKQEALQILTAITQPMVVVAIVGLYRTGKSYLMNQLAGKKQGFSVGSTVQSHTKGIWMWCVPHPEKPGHTLVLLDTEGLGDVEKGDDKNDTQIFALAILLSSIFVYNTMNKIDQGAIDLLHNVTELTDLLRARKSLDLGDEDADDIVSFFPDLVWTIRDFYLSLEIDGQLMTADEYLENSLKIKKGSDQRTQTFNLPRLCIQKFFPTKKCFVFDTPTHQKKVSQLETLQNDELSLEFVQQVAEFSSHIFTKSKIKILPGGIKVNGPRLESLVLTYVNAINSGDLPCLENAVLALAQRENAAAIKRALAHYDQLMGQKVQLPTDTLQELLGLHRASEREAIKIFTENSFKDEDQSFQKELKTLLGAKQNDICKQNEEVSSDRCSALLQDIFGPLEEAVKQGVYSKPGGHNLYLQKTEELKAKYHQQPRKGIQAKKALQKYLKSKESVSKAVLQTDQALTAKEKEMKEARIKAEAAKAEAERLQAIRRQQQQMIEERERLHRQQIRQMEIDKANFQAQQQREQERRLQEEAQRLKLIHQAQISRFQAQIQQLQSTRPQPQPDPCLIL is encoded by the exons ATGACCTCAGAGACCTACATGCCAGGCCCTGTGTGCCTCATCGAGAACATGGAGGGGCAGCTAATGGTCAAGCAGGAAGCCCTGCAGATCCTGACGGCCATCACGCAGCCCATGGTGGTGGTGGCCATTGTGGGCCTCTACCGCACAGGCAAATCTTACCTGATGAACCAGTTGGCTGGGAAGAAACAGG GCTTCTCTGTGGGCTCCACGGTGCAGTCTCACACCAAAGGAATCTGGATGTGGTGTGTACCTCATCCTGAGAAGCCAGGCCACACCTTAGTTCTGCTGGACACTGAAGGCCTGGGTGATGTAGAGAAG GGTGATGATAAGAATGATACCCAGATCTTTGCTCTGGCAATCCTTCTGAGCAGCATCTTTGTATACAATACCATGAACAAAATTGACCAGGGGGCTATTGACCTACTGCA CAATGTGACCGAACTGACAGATCTACTCAGGGCAAGAAAGTCGCTTGATCTTGGAGATGAGGATGCTGATGACATTGTAAGCTTCTTTCCAGACTTGGTATGGACTATAAGAGATTTCTACCTAAGCCTGGAAATAGATGGACAACTCATGACAGCAGATGAATACCTAGAGAATTCACTGAAGATAAAGAAAG GTAGTGATCAAAGAACACAAACTTTCAATTTGCCTCGTCTGTGTATTCAAAAGTTCTTTCCAACAAAGAAGTGCTTTGTCTTTGACACACCCACTCACCAGAAGAAGGTCTCCCAGCTAGAGACACTGCAGAATGATGAGCTGAGTCTTGAATTTGTGCAACAAGTGGCAGAATTCTCTTCCCACATCTTTaccaagtccaagatcaagattcTTCCAGGAGGCATCAAGGTCAATGGCCCTC GTCTGGAGAGCCTGGTGCTGACCTATGTCAATGCTATCAACAGTGGGGATCTGCCCTGCCTGGAGAATGCAGTCCTGGCCCTGGCCCAGAGAGAGAATGCAGCTGCAATAAAAAGGGCACTTGCCCACTATGACCAGCTGATGGGCCAGAAGGTTCAGCTGCCCACAGATACCCTCCAGGAGCTGCTGGGCCTGCACAGGGCCAGTGAGAGAGAGGCCATAAAAATCTTCACAGAAAACTCTTTCAAGGATGAGGACCAAAGTTTCCAGAAAGAATTAAAg ACCCTACTAGGTGCAAAGCAGAATGACATTTGTAAACAGAATGAAGAAGTCTCTTCGGATCGTTGCTCAGCTTTGCTTCAGGATATTTTTGGTCCTCTGGAAGAAGCAGTGAAGCAGGGGGTTTATTCTAAGCCAGGAGGCCATAATCTCTACCTTCAGAAGACAGAGGAGCTGAAGGCAAAGTACCATCAACAGCCCAGGAAAGGAATACAG GCTAAGAAAGCTCTGCAAAAGTATTTAAAGTCCAAAGAGTCTGTGAGTAAAGCTGTTCTACAGACAGACCAGGCTCTCACAGCCAAGGAAAAGGAGATGAAAG agGCACGTATAAAAGCAGAGGCTGccaaggctgaagcagaaaggcTACAGGCGATTCGTAGGCAGCAACAGCAAATgatagaggagagggagagactcCATCGGCAGCAAATAAGACAAATGGAGATAGATAAAGCAAACTTTCAGGCACAGCAACAGAGGGAGCAGGAACGTCGACTCCAG GAAGAAGCCCAGAGGCTCAAATTGATCCATCAAGCTCAAATTTCAAGATTTCAAGCTCAGATCCAGCAGCTCCAAAGCACAAGGCCTCAGCCACAACCTGATCCATGTTTGATACTCTAA